The Mesoterricola silvestris sequence CTCCACCTGGTCCAGGGCCCCGTGGCCCCCCTTGAGCCACACCGCCCCGGCGCCCAGGTCCAGGAGGGGCCGGGCCAGGCGCCCGGGGTCCGCGTCCGTGGGCAGGCCCGCGAGGGCGGCGGCCTCGGGGAGGTTGGGGGAGACCACCCAGGGTCCGGAGCGGAGCAGGATCCCGGCCATGGCCCGCAGGGCGCCCGGATCGTGGAGGCCCACGCCGGAGGTGGGGGCGAGGATGGGGTCCCAGATGCGGGCCGAGGGCCCCTGGGCTTCCAGCCGGATGGTCAGGTCCCGCAGGGTGTCCGGGTCCAGGGCGCACAGGCCCAGCTTCACGCCCCAGGGGCCCCCCAGGTGGGGCACCAGGGCGTCGAAGGCGGGCAGGGGGTTCCGGGGGGGGCGGATGGCCAGGCACA is a genomic window containing:
- the thiD gene encoding bifunctional hydroxymethylpyrimidine kinase/phosphomethylpyrimidine kinase, which encodes MNDASSPAVPVALCLGGMDPSAGAGILRDVMTLAALGVHPMALSTADTVQNGRVCLAIRPPRNPLPAFDALVPHLGGPWGVKLGLCALDPDTLRDLTIRLEAQGPSARIWDPILAPTSGVGLHDPGALRAMAGILLRSGPWVVSPNLPEAAALAGLPTDADPGRLARPLLDLGAGAVWLKGGHGALDQVEDFWVTAGGVRSLGRHPRLPGDRRGTGCTLASAWLGFRLKGLEDADAAQAAGTFLRAAWEPGARPGGQGRPCFAPGGRA